The following coding sequences lie in one Enterococcus sp. 9E7_DIV0242 genomic window:
- a CDS encoding ABC transporter ATP-binding protein: MTNLIEVKHLEKSYQKKVIHDISFSIKKGEILCLLGPNGAAKSTTINILCGALNYDQGEILYHDEKIEKNLSNYKEHLGIVPQELALYEDLSAENNIQFFASLYGLKGQRLKEGVDFALKSVGLIGHRKEKVATFSGGMKRRLNIACAIAHEPELLIMDEPTVGIDPQSRNHILEAIQKMRQQGMTILYTTHYMEEVEEISTRIIIMDHGKIIAEGTKESLKDRKEEKEITIQLADSSTLSLSELYQVEGITKIRCEEKELVITVIKGVENLDAVITKLIQQDQKIQNVMIEADNLETVFLDLTGRSLRDVR, from the coding sequence ATGACAAACTTAATCGAAGTTAAGCATTTAGAAAAAAGTTATCAAAAAAAGGTGATTCATGATATCAGTTTTTCAATTAAAAAAGGAGAAATTTTGTGTCTTCTTGGCCCGAATGGGGCAGCGAAGAGTACAACAATCAACATTTTGTGTGGAGCATTAAACTATGATCAGGGAGAAATTTTATATCATGATGAAAAAATAGAGAAAAATCTTTCAAATTACAAAGAACACTTAGGAATCGTACCTCAGGAATTAGCTCTTTATGAAGATCTATCTGCAGAAAATAATATTCAATTCTTTGCTTCTTTATACGGGCTAAAAGGACAACGTTTAAAAGAAGGAGTTGATTTTGCCTTAAAATCAGTAGGCTTAATAGGACATCGTAAAGAAAAGGTAGCAACTTTTTCTGGAGGCATGAAACGTCGCTTGAATATTGCTTGTGCCATTGCTCATGAACCGGAACTTTTAATCATGGATGAACCAACTGTCGGTATAGATCCTCAATCGCGTAACCACATTTTAGAAGCTATACAGAAGATGCGGCAACAGGGAATGACTATTTTATATACCACGCATTATATGGAAGAGGTTGAAGAAATCTCTACTCGTATTATCATTATGGATCACGGTAAAATCATCGCAGAAGGGACGAAGGAGAGCCTAAAAGATCGAAAGGAAGAAAAGGAAATTACCATTCAACTTGCCGACAGTTCAACGCTATCTCTGAGCGAACTCTATCAAGTTGAAGGAATAACGAAGATTCGATGCGAGGAGAAAGAATTAGTGATAACTGTAATTAAGGGTGTTGAGAATTTAGATGCTGTGATTACTAAACTTATACAACAAGATCAGAAAATCCAAAATGTGATGATCGAAGCAGACAACTTGG
- a CDS encoding VOC family protein produces MAYHIHHIQITVNDVKKAETFYDKLFELLGFDISKKYSGYLEHADMEVIEYLGDTFDFGISSPRKEFMDEKIDSRKPGAVQHIAFKAESKEEIDEIFPKVKALDVKILHGKPKEYKERIAPNYYALFFESPEGIRFELFYYPE; encoded by the coding sequence ATGGCTTATCATATACACCACATTCAGATTACAGTAAATGACGTGAAAAAAGCAGAAACATTCTATGATAAATTATTTGAGCTTTTAGGTTTTGATATCTCCAAAAAATATTCTGGTTATTTAGAGCATGCTGATATGGAAGTAATTGAATACTTGGGTGATACATTTGATTTTGGCATTTCTTCACCGCGGAAAGAATTTATGGATGAAAAGATCGATTCAAGAAAACCAGGAGCTGTTCAGCACATTGCTTTTAAAGCTGAAAGCAAAGAAGAGATTGATGAAATATTCCCTAAAGTAAAAGCATTAGATGTAAAGATTCTTCATGGAAAACCCAAAGAATACAAAGAACGGATTGCGCCTAATTATTATGCGTTGTTTTTTGAAAGTCCGGAAGGTATCCGTTTTGAGCTATTTTATTACCCAGAATAA